The genomic DNA CGGCATGAACCGTTGGAGTGAGTAACCTCCCGGCAGGTAGCCGACGGCAGTTTCGATGACGTAGACCCACAACAGGATCACACCGACAGCTGCGGCCGGCGTCCTGATCACCGCACCCACTCCGAGCCCGAAACCGGCCGCGAAGAACGCATACACGGGCACCGTCCACAGCAGGCGCAGGCCGTTCGGATCGGTCAGCGACACCTGCCCGTAGACCGACCCCGACACCTGGGGCAAGGCGACGAGCACCAGCACCACCATGGCTGCTGCCACCACTGCCCCCAGAAGGCCGTAGAACAACCATTTGCCGGCCAGGGACGCCGACGCACGTGGCACCGCGAACTTCACATATTGGTGTGCACCGTATCGGAATTCGTGGGCTTGGCCGTGGGCTGACGCCACCGCGGCCAGTACGACGGTCACGGTGATGACCCAGTACGCGGCGTTCGTGGTCGACACCTGCTGGACATAGGTCTGGCCTGGGATTCGGGCGAATCGTTCTGCCACATAGGCGATCAGGAAGGTGATCGCGGCGGGCAGGATCACCGCGGCCGGGACCAGGACACTCCACAACGGACCACGGCCACTGGTACGGACCATCTCGGCCCGCATGCTGCGCAGCACCGTGCCGGTCACGCGTCGGCCATCCCGAGTAGCAGGGTCTCCAGATGCTCACGCGTATCGGCACCGTCCGGCACGATCTCGTCAAGGCTGCCCGCGACGGTAACCCGGCCTTGTTCCATCACCAACAGCCGGTCGGCGGTCAACGCCACCTCGCCGAGCAGATGGCTAGCGACCACGACGGTGTGCCCTTCGGCAGCCAACTGCCGCAACAACTCCCGCAGCCAGACAATGCCCGGGACGTCCAGGCCGTTGACCGGTTCGTCGAAGATCAGTGCCCGTGGTTCGGCCAAAAGGGCGCTGGCGATGGCCAACCGCTGCCGCGCCCCCATCGACAGTTGCGCGATGCGTCGGTGCCGGAGTTCGGTCAGCCCCACCTGCGCCAGCACGTCGTCGATGCGCCCCTGGGCGATGTCGCCCAGCGCAGCCAGCCAGGACAGGTGGCGCTGCACAGTATGCCGCGGGTCCATGGCCATCGGGTCGAAGTGCACACCGAGCACCCGCATCGGTTCGGTGTTGCCGTCAATTGGCTTGCCGCACAATGTAACTGTGCCGCTGTCGGGCCGCTCCAGGCCCGCGATGACGCGTAGCAGGGTGGTCTTGCCCGCACCGTTGAGGCCGAGCAGTCCGGTGACCGTGCCCGCGGGAAAGGAAGCGCTGACACCGGCCAGTGCCGGCGTGCTCCCGAACGCCTTGGTCAGCCCGCGGACCTCGATCATCGCCGGATCACTGGAAGTTGCACGGAATGGGCAGGCCCAGGGTCGAGATGCCATTGCACATCGACTTGCTCGCCAGCTTCCACTGCCCGTCGACATAGCGCCATTCGGCGGGAATCTGCAGCGTCGGCTGACCGACGCGACTGCCGTTGATCACCGCGGTGTGACTGGTGCCGTCGTGGGTCTCGGGTCCGGTCACCACGGCCGAGCCTTTCGGCGCGCGGAATATGCCGATCCGGTAGACCATCTTCGGCACGATCACCGCACGCGGTCCGCCTTCCAGCTGAGCAGCCTTGACGTGATCCGGCGCCTGGCTCGCCACGAGTAGCTGGATCTGGGCGTTGAGTTCCTCGAGTGTGGGGACGGGAGCCGTGATGGCGAAGTCCTCGGCGGCAGCGGGGGGTGCCGCCGATATCGAAACAGCCACGACAACAGCACTGGCTACCAGGCAGATCAGGCGCTTCATCAGCGGTTCCTTAATTTGAAGGAGAAATATTCGGTTAACCATAGAAGTTTGGTTAGCCTAAGGCAACACCTTCGTCAGAAACGCTGGGTGCGCGAGTTAGCCCGATGGGGGTCAGAGCCGCAGCGCGGCAGCAGTGGCCGGCCCGACGATGCCGTCGACCTTCAATCCACGGGTGCGCCGTTGGAACTCCTTGACCGCGGCCTCGGTCTGCGGGCCGAAGACACCGTCAACCTCGAGATCCCGTGCATACGCCGCGTAGGCGGACTTGAGCCGACGCTGCAACGCGGCGACCTCTGGGCCCTCCATCGGCCGGTACAGCAAGACGTCGGCGTACTTCCCCACCGGAGCCGGCGGCCTGGGCGTCGGTGCCGGCTTCGCGATATCGCCGATCCGCTCCTGGATGTCGACCCGCAGAAGGTCCATGTCGATGGCGCCCGGATCCCACTTACCTTGTGCGCGACCCGCGTATTCCTTGTGCCCGATGGTGCGTTCGGAGCTCTGCGCCAACCGGCGATTGATCGCGGCGCAACACCGCACCAGCGCGAAATACTGTGCGTCAGGCCAGTTCTTACGATGCGGTGCCGTCGGGCTGGTACCGCTGTTGGCGCACTCGATACCGATCATGTGCCAATTGCCCATGTTCGTCGGCAACCACGGATACATGCCGGCACCGGCATGCCAGGCCACCCCGAGCGCGATGACCGTCACCGTGCCGTCGCGCGCGATGTGCAACTGCGACAACGGGCCGGGAAGGTCAGGGCGTCCATCGGCGATCGATGCGGCCGTGGCGGTGTCGGACCCGGTGTGATGCACCATCACACCCCGGATGTCCTTGAAATCGCCGTGCCCCCGCGTGCGCCAACCGGGATACTCGACGAGATCGACACCTTCTGCCCGGAGCACGTCGGCCAGCCAGACCGGGTCACCGGTCCATCGTCCTGTCTGAGGCACTGAGTTTCCTTTTCCTTGCGCAGCAAACCATCTGTAGGATCAAGCCTACGCCCGGGAACCGACATCGACCCGGATGCTCCGAGGTGGCCAGACAGGTTATGCATCAAGCTTTTTGCCGAACCAGACTTTACCTGCGGTACCGTCCGCGAGCGCGTTCGCCGGAACCCCGGTGAGCAAACATGGGCATTCGATGACAGCGACACTTCCCATCCGCACCGGCGGCCGAATGTGCGAGCATCTGCGCATGGATCCGAAGGACGACCCCGAGGCCCGCATCCGGGAGCTCGAGCGCCCGCTCGCCGAAGCCGCCCATGCGTCCGAGCTCGGCACCGGTAAGACCACGGGACCTTCCGGCCCGCCGCCGACCCAGCCGTGGACCAATGCGTTCCCGCCGCCGCCCCCGGGACCCCCGGCACCGTGGCCGGGTTACGAGCCGTACCCCGCCCCGCCACAACCACGCCGCAAGTCGGGCGCCGCGCCGTTCTTCATCCTGTTCGGCGCGATGACGATGATCCTGGTTGCCGGCGGTATCGCGGCCGCTGTGATGTTCTCCGAAACCGACGCAGGCAAGACCGACACCGACACGGTCACCGACAGCCAGCCGACGACCATCCGGCAGACAACGATCAGCGGAGTGCCACTGCCCGGATCCATTGCGCCGACGGAGGTTCCAGCTGGAGAGACGGTGATCATCTCGGGGATCAACGAGCACCGGACCGTCGAATGCCGGGAAAACACCGTGATCGTCAGCGGCATCGAGAACGAGGTGGAGATCCTCGGCCACTGCATCGCCGTGACCGTCTCCGGTGTCGAGAACGTCGTCACCGTCGAATCCGTCGAGACCATCGGGGTGTCAGGATTCGACAACCGGGTCACCTACCGCAGCGGGGAACCCGAGGTGAGCAAATCGGGTCAATCCAACGTGGTCGAGGCCGGCTGATCGGATTCAGTCGGGTGGTCGAGACGCCGGAGGAATTCGCCGAGCAGGCTCACCAGCGGCGCCGGATTGTCTTCGGGCACCCAGGCGTAGGAGTCGTCGATGAATTTCAGGGTGGCCTGCGGCAGCGTCTGCGCCAGACGCGAGGCCCCTTCGGCGGGGAAGTACCGCTCCTCCCGCGGCCAGACCACCAGGGCCGGCCGGTCGTAGCCGGCCAGCCGGGGTGAGTACTCCGCCAGGTACGCCGGCGACAACCCGCTCAGGAAGCGCCGGAAATCGTTACGCACCAGAGGATCATTGCGCAGCGGCCGGAGATACTCCGCCATGATGTCGGCCGGGATGGGGCGTTTGGTGGCGCCGCCGTAGGTGATCCGGAGACGTTGTACGGGTTTCAGCCCGATCAACTTCGACTGCACCGGTCCGGCTCCGGGTAGCGAGGCAAGCTTGGACAGCACCTTGACCGGCCAGGGATCCGAGTCGAATGCGTTGGTCGCGACGAGCACCAGGGCCTCGACCCGCTGCGGGTGGCACGCGGCGACCACCTGGGCGATGTCGCCGCCGTAGCCGTTGCCGACCAGTACCGCCTGCTCGATATCGAGAGCGTCGAGTAGGTCGACAACGGTCCGCGCCAGGCCGGGCAGGGTGAGATCGGCGCCGGGCACCGCCGGGGTGTGTGATCCCAGCGCCAGATCGGGTGCGATACCACGAATTCCGCCCCCGATGCCGTCAACTACATGACGCCAGACCAGCCCGTTGGCCACCAGGCCGTGCAGCAGGACGACGGGGCGGCCGTCGCCGTACTCGCGCACACCGACCGGGCCGCAGGGCAGCGGAACGATCCGCCGGAAGCTGAATGTGTTCATCTGCCTGCCCTCTCGCTGCGAGCATCGCGACATAAATTAATACAGTCTGTATGCAAACACATGAAAGCCGGAACATCAATACATACAGCTTGTTAAAATTTCTGCGTGAGTGAAGATGCCCGCGACGGCCGCGAACAACGCAGCGAAGCCACCCGCTCGGCGCTGGTCGCCGCAGCCCGCTCGCTGTTCGTCGAACGGGGCTACGCGGCCGTCTCCACCGGGGACATCGCGCGCGTCGCAGCCGTGACCCGAAACGCGCTGTACTACCACTTCCCCACCAAGGAGGCCGTGTTCCGGGCGGTCTACGAGAACGTCGAAGGCGAGTTGGCCCAACGGGTAATCCCGGCGGCCCAGGCTCACGACACGATCCGCGGCCAACTCGAGGCCGGCATCGAGGAGTTCCTCAACGGCTGTCTCGATCCGACCGTGGCACGGGTCAGCGTGCTGCAGGCCCCGGCCGCACTGGGATTCGCCCAGATGCGCGAGATCGACAACCGTAACTACCTAGGCGCACTGCACGACGGCATCCGGACCGCCATCGAGGCAGGTGAACTGCCCGACCTTCCGGTCGACACCCTCGCGTCGATGCTCATCGGGGCGCTGGATGAGGCGGCCCTGCTCATCGCGACGGCCGAGGACCCGGCTGCAGCCCGGCGCGATGCGGGCCTGGTGGCCCGGGCTCTTGTCGACGGGCTGTTCGTGGGCTGAGCTACAGGACCTTCGAGAGAAACTCCTGCAACCGAGGATGTTTCGGGTTGTCGAATACCTCGGCCGGGGTGTCGTCCTCGACGATGTTGCCGTCGGCCATGAAGACCACCCGGGAGGCCACCTCGCGGGCGAAACCCATCTCGTGGGTCACCACTACCATCGTCATGCCGCCCTCCGCCAAGTCGCGCAGCACTTGCAGGACGTCGCCGACCATCTCCGGATCCAGCGCGCTGGTGGCCTCGTCGAACAACATGATCGACGGGTTCATCGCCAGGGCTCGGGCGATCGCGACGCGCTGTTTCTGACCACCCGACAACGTGGCCGGCTTGACCTTGGCCTTCTCCGCCAGACCCACCTGGGTAAGCAACTCCATGGCCCGTTTCTCGGCCGCGGCCTTGTTCATCTTCTTGGTCAGTAGCGGCGCCAGCGTCACATTGTCGATCACGGTCATGTGCGGGAACAGGTTGAAATGCTGGAACACCATGCCGATGTGCTGACGAACCTTGTCCAGGTTCACCTTCCGGTCGGTGAGGTCGAACTCGTCCACCGTGACCTTGCCCGCGGTGATGTCCTCGAGCTTGTTGAGGCACCGCAGGAAGGTGGATTTGCCCGATCCTGACGGTCCGATGACGCAAACCACCTCACCCTTGCTGATCGTGGTATCGATGCCGTCGAGCACCACCAGATCGCCGAATGACTTCTTCAGGCCTTCGATGCGGATCTTGACGGTGCCCTCGGGCTCGGCGGCCGCGGCTTCCGGTACCAGCTGGGTCATTTCACCATCCTTTTCTCGAGCCGATCAGAAAGCTTTGTGAGCGCCATGATCACGACGAAGTAGATGATGCCGATGATCAGCCACATGGTGAACGACTGGTAGTTACGGGCGATGATCAACCGGCCGGTCTGAGTCAGCTCGGCGATGCCGATCACCGACAGGATCGAGGTGTCCTTGAGGGTGATGACGAACTGGTTGATGTACGACGGGATCATGGTCCGGATCGCCTGCGGCAGGATGACTTTGCGCATCGTCGGCAGATACCCGATACCGAGGCTGCGAGCCGCCTCCATCTGGCCCTTGTCCACCGATTGGATTCCGCCTCGGACGATCTCGGTCATGTAGGCCCCGGCGTTGAGCGAGAGCGTGATGATGCCCGCGGTCAGTGCGGTCATCTGGAATCCCAGGGCCGTCGGGATGCCGAAATAGATGAAGAAGGCCTGCACCAGCAGCGGCGTGCCGCGAAAGATGTCGACGAACGTCGTGCCGATGGCCCGCAACACGATCGATCGTGATACCCGGAAGAGGCCGAAGATGACCCCGAGCACCAGCGCGATGGCGATCGACACCACCGTCAGGATCAGCGTCATCTTCAGGCCGGTCATCAGGAACGGGAAGGTGCTCTTGAGCAGTCCGGCGAAGGAGTTGTCGGACACCGTGGCGCCTTCGCCGAGGTACTTCTCGACGATCTCGTCGTACCGACCTGAGTCCTTGAGCTGTTTGAGGCCAGCGTTGAACTTGCTCAACAGTTCGGCGTTGCGGCCCTTGTTGACCGCAAAACCGTAGCTGGAACCCTTTTCCTTGGGCGTCACGGTCTTGAACCCGTTGCCCTGCTGGATGCCGTAGGCCAGAACGGGGTAGTCCTCGAAGACGGCCACGGAGTTACCGGTCTTGACTTCCTCGAACATCGAGGCCGAATCCGCGAACGAGACGATCTGGAAGCCGTACTTGTCCTTGATCGATGCGGCGAATTCGGCGCCCTGGGTGCCGTTCTTGACGGCGACCCGCTTGCCCTTGAGGTCGGCGTAGGACTTGATGTCCTCGTTGCCGGCCAGCACCGCCATCTGCACGCCGGATTCGAAGTACGGGTCGGAGAAGTCGAACACCTTCTTGCGCTCATCGGTGATCGACATGCCCGCGATCACGCCGTCGGCCTGGTTGGCCTGGACGGCCTGCAGTGCGGCGTCGAAGCCCAGGGGCTTGATGGTGAGGTGGAAATTCTGGTTGGCCGCGATCTCGTTGATCAGATCGATGTCGATACCGACGAATCTCCCGTCGACATCCTGGAATTCGAACGGCGCGAAGGTGATGTCGGTAGCGACGACGTACGTCTCACCATCGGCTGCTGCTCGGGCCGGCGCCAGCATCGCGGCCCCGAACAGCCCGACCAGCACGGCCACGACGGCGGCCAGCAGCCGCTGCGGGGACCGGACGACTCGGGCAATTCCCTCGCCCGACGCGGATTCGGCTCTCATCGCCAGTCTCCTATCCAGGTATGAAACGACGAGTCCTCACGCTATCGCCGTCACTGGGATTAGGGCGGGATTTACCGGGGCACGGCTCGGCAACTCGATGGAGCCGCAGCGCTGCACTGCTTGCCACCCGGACGACGCGCGCAGCTCATGTCGGCGCCGTTCCCGGTCTCCATGAGGCGGGCGGGTGCGCCACAGAGGCACACCGGTCATCGAATTGTCCTGTGCTGGAAGATAGTTGCGCGAGGAACGGTCGTCCGCACGCCATCAGCCGATGGCAACCCGCGTGGTGGGCTTTACAAATTATCCGACCTGTCCATCTCGCCGCCGTGAGAACCGGTCTTGTAAAAGGACGTTCGGCCGCAGATGCACCTTATTGAGGTAGTGCACTACGCATGAGGAATGACTGCGGTCAGTCGTACGTTTTCTGCATGAGAGCGTTGGACAGTACGGCGCTCGGTTCAGAGGAAGTTTCGACATGAGCGTTTTCCATCCGGTTTCCGCAGTCCGACGCGAAGCCTCAACAGACATCACGACGCGCCGACACACGCACGCGCCGGTACTCATCACCGAACAGCAGGTGCTGTTCAGTACTGCCGCGGCAGCAGGGACCCGCGCGCACCACAACGTCATCACGATGATGTCGCATGCGGTGTCATCGGTGACAGAGCGCTGGCGGGCCCGACGCGACCGCCCGTACTACCCGTCGCGATACAGCTATCTCGAGAACAGCCTCATGGCACGGGAGATGGAGCGGCTCTGACCGCCTGGCCGCGCCGGTCAGCCGGCCAGTGCGACCGGCGTGATGACCTCGGAATATCGGGATGCGTCGCCGGCAATCGCCCGGCTGCGCCGGCCGTGGACATCGACCGGGATATCACCGGCCAGCGTGATCCGGCTCAGCCGGCGGAACTGGTCGTCGTAGTCGGCCACCGCGTAGTGCTGCGTCGCCCGGTTGTCCCAGATCGCCAGGTCTCCCAGCTCCCAGTTCCATCGAATCGTGTTCTCCAGCTTGATGACCCGGTTCTGGAGCAGGTGGAACAGGGTGGCGGACTCGGTGGGGCTGAGCCCGACGAACTGTTTGATGAAGTGCCCCAGCAGCAACACCCGCTTGCCGGTCTCTGGATGGATCCGCACCACCGGATGTTCGGTCTCGTAGTACTCGGACTCGAACTCTTCGCGGTACTGACGGTGGCCGTCGGCGATAACGGGCCGGCCCTCGTGGTCGACCCGATCACCGGCTGCGTAGTCGTACTGGTTGGTGTGCACCGCCCGCAGGTTCTCGACCAGTGCACGCAGCGGCTCGGGCAGCTGGTCGTACGCCGCCTCGGTCGACGCCCACGTCGTCGTGCCGCCGTACTCCGGGAGGGTGACCGCCCGGAGCAACGAGGCCTTCGGGATGCGGTCGACGAATGTCACATCGGTGTGCCAGCTGTTCGCTTTGTCATAGCGCGAGTCGATGGGCAGGATCCGGTCGCCGCGCGAGGTGACCGTCGGATGCGCCCGGGTCGGGGTACCGAGCAACCGGGCGAACGCCAACTGTCCGGCGTCGTCGAGGTGGTGTTGGCCGCGGAAGAAGATGACCTTGTGCTCAAGGAGGGCATCGTTGATCGCGGACACGGTGGCGCTGTCGAGGTTGCCGTTGACGTCGATTCCGTCGATGCGGGCCCCGATGTGGGCACCGAGCTTCACTACACGCAGAGAGGACACCCCGCCACCAT from Mycobacterium sp. DL440 includes the following:
- a CDS encoding DUF3060 domain-containing protein produces the protein MTATLPIRTGGRMCEHLRMDPKDDPEARIRELERPLAEAAHASELGTGKTTGPSGPPPTQPWTNAFPPPPPGPPAPWPGYEPYPAPPQPRRKSGAAPFFILFGAMTMILVAGGIAAAVMFSETDAGKTDTDTVTDSQPTTIRQTTISGVPLPGSIAPTEVPAGETVIISGINEHRTVECRENTVIVSGIENEVEILGHCIAVTVSGVENVVTVESVETIGVSGFDNRVTYRSGEPEVSKSGQSNVVEAG
- a CDS encoding peptidoglycan-binding domain-containing protein, encoding MPQTGRWTGDPVWLADVLRAEGVDLVEYPGWRTRGHGDFKDIRGVMVHHTGSDTATAASIADGRPDLPGPLSQLHIARDGTVTVIALGVAWHAGAGMYPWLPTNMGNWHMIGIECANSGTSPTAPHRKNWPDAQYFALVRCCAAINRRLAQSSERTIGHKEYAGRAQGKWDPGAIDMDLLRVDIQERIGDIAKPAPTPRPPAPVGKYADVLLYRPMEGPEVAALQRRLKSAYAAYARDLEVDGVFGPQTEAAVKEFQRRTRGLKVDGIVGPATAAALRL
- a CDS encoding amino acid ABC transporter ATP-binding protein, producing MTQLVPEAAAAEPEGTVKIRIEGLKKSFGDLVVLDGIDTTISKGEVVCVIGPSGSGKSTFLRCLNKLEDITAGKVTVDEFDLTDRKVNLDKVRQHIGMVFQHFNLFPHMTVIDNVTLAPLLTKKMNKAAAEKRAMELLTQVGLAEKAKVKPATLSGGQKQRVAIARALAMNPSIMLFDEATSALDPEMVGDVLQVLRDLAEGGMTMVVVTHEMGFAREVASRVVFMADGNIVEDDTPAEVFDNPKHPRLQEFLSKVL
- a CDS encoding TetR/AcrR family transcriptional regulator — its product is MSEDARDGREQRSEATRSALVAAARSLFVERGYAAVSTGDIARVAAVTRNALYYHFPTKEAVFRAVYENVEGELAQRVIPAAQAHDTIRGQLEAGIEEFLNGCLDPTVARVSVLQAPAALGFAQMREIDNRNYLGALHDGIRTAIEAGELPDLPVDTLASMLIGALDEAALLIATAEDPAAARRDAGLVARALVDGLFVG
- a CDS encoding TauD/TfdA family dioxygenase, with the translated sequence MSSLRVVKLGAHIGARIDGIDVNGNLDSATVSAINDALLEHKVIFFRGQHHLDDAGQLAFARLLGTPTRAHPTVTSRGDRILPIDSRYDKANSWHTDVTFVDRIPKASLLRAVTLPEYGGTTTWASTEAAYDQLPEPLRALVENLRAVHTNQYDYAAGDRVDHEGRPVIADGHRQYREEFESEYYETEHPVVRIHPETGKRVLLLGHFIKQFVGLSPTESATLFHLLQNRVIKLENTIRWNWELGDLAIWDNRATQHYAVADYDDQFRRLSRITLAGDIPVDVHGRRSRAIAGDASRYSEVITPVALAG
- a CDS encoding ABC transporter ATP-binding protein encodes the protein MIEVRGLTKAFGSTPALAGVSASFPAGTVTGLLGLNGAGKTTLLRVIAGLERPDSGTVTLCGKPIDGNTEPMRVLGVHFDPMAMDPRHTVQRHLSWLAALGDIAQGRIDDVLAQVGLTELRHRRIAQLSMGARQRLAIASALLAEPRALIFDEPVNGLDVPGIVWLRELLRQLAAEGHTVVVASHLLGEVALTADRLLVMEQGRVTVAGSLDEIVPDGADTREHLETLLLGMADA
- a CDS encoding alpha/beta fold hydrolase, translated to MNTFSFRRIVPLPCGPVGVREYGDGRPVVLLHGLVANGLVWRHVVDGIGGGIRGIAPDLALGSHTPAVPGADLTLPGLARTVVDLLDALDIEQAVLVGNGYGGDIAQVVAACHPQRVEALVLVATNAFDSDPWPVKVLSKLASLPGAGPVQSKLIGLKPVQRLRITYGGATKRPIPADIMAEYLRPLRNDPLVRNDFRRFLSGLSPAYLAEYSPRLAGYDRPALVVWPREERYFPAEGASRLAQTLPQATLKFIDDSYAWVPEDNPAPLVSLLGEFLRRLDHPTESDQPASTTLD
- a CDS encoding ABC transporter permease, with the translated sequence MTGTVLRSMRAEMVRTSGRGPLWSVLVPAAVILPAAITFLIAYVAERFARIPGQTYVQQVSTTNAAYWVITVTVVLAAVASAHGQAHEFRYGAHQYVKFAVPRASASLAGKWLFYGLLGAVVAAAMVVLVLVALPQVSGSVYGQVSLTDPNGLRLLWTVPVYAFFAAGFGLGVGAVIRTPAAAVGVILLWVYVIETAVGYLPGGYSLQRFMPFLNGVYATGQDIVLNPPWGPNLALAYTCALFSVVPLCSTWCTAHREGMTR
- a CDS encoding amino acid ABC transporter substrate-binding protein/permease, which codes for MRAESASGEGIARVVRSPQRLLAAVVAVLVGLFGAAMLAPARAAADGETYVVATDITFAPFEFQDVDGRFVGIDIDLINEIAANQNFHLTIKPLGFDAALQAVQANQADGVIAGMSITDERKKVFDFSDPYFESGVQMAVLAGNEDIKSYADLKGKRVAVKNGTQGAEFAASIKDKYGFQIVSFADSASMFEEVKTGNSVAVFEDYPVLAYGIQQGNGFKTVTPKEKGSSYGFAVNKGRNAELLSKFNAGLKQLKDSGRYDEIVEKYLGEGATVSDNSFAGLLKSTFPFLMTGLKMTLILTVVSIAIALVLGVIFGLFRVSRSIVLRAIGTTFVDIFRGTPLLVQAFFIYFGIPTALGFQMTALTAGIITLSLNAGAYMTEIVRGGIQSVDKGQMEAARSLGIGYLPTMRKVILPQAIRTMIPSYINQFVITLKDTSILSVIGIAELTQTGRLIIARNYQSFTMWLIIGIIYFVVIMALTKLSDRLEKRMVK